The following proteins are co-located in the Fluviispira sanaruensis genome:
- a CDS encoding Fic family protein gives MKKCEDCKDKDNFVAFEYNCIHHNKCLYKNYDHLLIKNYFDYFNQKMTEDEMIYFSHEIESSYLEIKKKIESDYYTFPDSPSIFIEMLKTINGEIFKKTGIGFFGKFREKEIYFDVDAHHREGSKPEKIEIELTKFFNDYFLNINNEQWNNEERFLRLSSIFLETFFRIHPFPDGNGRTGRLFLILMGVHSKKFYFERFDIHNSDEKDYLKALRAAHKFYDHESPSKRKMAYNLLIEWLKSKLTHSDEFTGIEEPPIR, from the coding sequence ATGAAAAAGTGTGAAGATTGTAAAGATAAAGATAATTTCGTAGCTTTTGAATACAATTGTATTCATCATAATAAATGCCTTTATAAAAATTATGATCATCTTCTTATTAAAAACTACTTTGATTATTTTAATCAAAAAATGACAGAAGATGAAATGATTTATTTTTCACACGAAATTGAAAGCTCATATTTAGAAATCAAAAAGAAAATCGAATCGGATTACTATACATTTCCCGATTCACCATCAATATTTATTGAAATGCTTAAGACAATTAATGGGGAAATATTTAAAAAAACAGGGATAGGATTCTTTGGTAAATTTCGTGAAAAGGAAATCTATTTTGATGTCGATGCGCATCACAGAGAAGGTTCAAAACCCGAAAAAATTGAAATCGAACTTACCAAATTTTTCAATGATTATTTTTTAAATATTAATAATGAGCAATGGAATAATGAGGAACGTTTTTTAAGATTAAGTTCTATATTTTTAGAAACATTCTTTAGAATCCACCCATTCCCTGATGGAAATGGAAGAACTGGCAGATTATTTTTAATTTTAATGGGAGTGCATTCAAAAAAGTTTTATTTTGAACGCTTTGATATTCATAATTCTGATGAAAAAGATTATCTTAAAGCTCTAAGAGCTGCACATAAATTTTATGACCATGAAAGTCCATCTAAACGAAAAATGGCTTATAACCTTTTAATAGAGTGGTTAAAATCAAAATTAACTCACTCTGACGAATTTACTGGAATAGAAGAGCCTCCAATTCGTTGA